The Collimonas fungivorans Ter331 genome has a segment encoding these proteins:
- a CDS encoding alpha/beta fold hydrolase, whose translation MEAFDDDLSNFEAHGAAPLPAAGDQGHVSHDGARIWYATYGSGPPVILLHGGLGHSGNWGCQVPVLVASGHCVVLIDSRGHGRSTRDARPFSYELMASDVLTVMNVLHIKKAPLVGWSDGACTALVLAMKAPTRVSGVFFFGCNMDPGGAKEFRATPVIDRCFSRHTKDYARLSATPDQFSAFAEAVGLMMKTQPNYAARDLAEIKVPVAIVQSEHDEFIKAEHAEYLSRSIPGAELILMPGVSHFAPLQRPLQFNGVMQAFLDKVGALQER comes from the coding sequence GTGGAAGCATTCGACGACGACCTCAGCAATTTCGAAGCGCACGGCGCCGCGCCGCTGCCCGCGGCAGGCGACCAGGGCCATGTAAGCCACGACGGCGCCCGCATCTGGTACGCGACCTACGGCTCCGGGCCGCCGGTGATCCTGCTGCACGGCGGCCTCGGCCATAGCGGCAACTGGGGTTGCCAGGTTCCCGTGCTGGTGGCTTCAGGCCATTGCGTGGTGCTGATAGACAGCCGCGGCCATGGCCGCAGCACACGCGATGCGCGGCCGTTCAGCTACGAGCTGATGGCCTCCGACGTACTGACCGTGATGAATGTCCTGCACATAAAAAAAGCGCCGCTGGTGGGCTGGAGCGACGGCGCCTGCACCGCCCTGGTGCTGGCCATGAAAGCGCCGACGCGCGTCAGCGGCGTATTTTTCTTTGGCTGCAACATGGATCCTGGCGGTGCCAAGGAGTTCAGGGCGACGCCTGTCATCGACCGCTGTTTCAGCCGCCACACCAAAGACTACGCCCGGCTTTCGGCCACGCCGGATCAGTTTTCCGCGTTTGCCGAGGCGGTGGGGCTGATGATGAAGACGCAACCCAATTATGCGGCACGCGACCTGGCCGAGATCAAAGTGCCGGTAGCGATCGTGCAAAGCGAACATGACGAATTCATCAAGGCCGAACACGCCGAGTACCTGAGCCGCAGTATTCCGGGTGCGGAGTTGATCCTGATGCCAGGCGTAAGCCATTTCGCGCCGCTGCAGCGGCCGCTGCAATTCAATGGTGTAATGCAGGCTTTCCTCGACAAGGTCGGCGCACTCCAGGAGCGATGA